Part of the Falco rusticolus isolate bFalRus1 chromosome 2, bFalRus1.pri, whole genome shotgun sequence genome is shown below.
AGAACCAGGCAGAAAAGTGTGGCGGTACCCTGCTTTCCCCAGAGTGGGTGGTCACTGCAGCTCACTGTTTGGAGCATACTCATCCTGTACAGCTTCGGGTGAGGCTGGGTATGTATCTTCCCCTTCTCATATTATCAAGATGTGGTTGTGGTGACAGCTTCTCATCCTGACAAACCAGAGTAAAAGATAAAATGTGCAGGCTTTGCTAGTATAAGGGAATTGCCCTTAAGAAGTGTCAGACTAGAAACCCCCCTACCTCCTCAAACTTGTGGGGAATCAAGGAGCTGCCTGACATGACCTGCGTTTAACAACTTTTCAGGTGAACACACAATAAATAATGATGAGAAAACCGAACAAGAAAGTGGAGTTGCCAGGATAATTGTTCATGAAAGATACGTGAACGGGCAAGTTGATCATGATATTGCACTCCTGAACCTGGAAACACCCATGAATCTCACCGACTATGTGGTGCCAATATGTTTGCCTGAAAAACGGTTTGCAGTGTATGAACTGTCCTCCATCAAGTTCTCCACAGTGAGTGGATGGGGACGCCTACTAGATGGAGGTGCCACCTCTTCTGTTCTGATGAGAGTCGATTTGCCACGTGTAAAGACACAAGAATGTGAAAAGGAGACTGATTTAAATATTACAGAGAATATGTTCTGTGCAGGAGACCTGACCGGCGTTAAAGACTCCTGCAAGGGAGACAGTGGTGGACCTCATGCTACAAAGTACAAGAACACTTGGTTTCTGACTGGAATTGTTAGCTGGGGAAAGGGCTGTGCTGTTAAAGGCAGCTATGGGGTTTACACAAGGGTATCCAAATACATCGACTGGTTGAAGAAGCACATGGATTAATAATGTTGAACCGGAGCATTTCCAGACGGTTTTACTGGCCCTCAATCCCTCTGCATCATTTTCCTATTGAAGCATTCCTTCATTATCTTAGCTGTGTGATACATGTTGATAGCCACACCACTACTAATGATCTGAAACGGGCCTAATGCTTACttgaatatataaaaaacttCCTTATCGGTGTTGTTTGTAAACTTGCGTGTCTTGTCAAGCAGGCATGGAATGGCAGTAACAAATTGGACTCAGCATCCCTCTCATTCTGTATTCATTTCTGCTAAGGGACAGAGGTAGATGCTGAGAGAAAAGGCTGTCAGCAACATATCAAGTATACCATGATTATTCCTCCAGCTACCCTCTCAGCTTCTGGTAATCAGTGATGTACAGACTTCCTGAACCAGATGTTGCATTAGGTTGAACAGTCATTAATGAACCTGTTGTCCACAAATGTGTGCAATCTCTTGAACACATTTATGCTTCTGGCTTTTGCAACTTCCTATGCCGATGGATCCTGTAATGTAATGTTGCAATagcagaagaaatagaaaaaagtgtttatttcaATTTGTGTTAAGGTAGCTTTCTCCAACAGCTGCAGTGGCAACAGGCAGATTTGAAGGAAAGGAACTGTAGAGAGCCACCAGGAcaagaaagctgagaaaaggTTAATTATACATTTAGAGGTCTGCTGGAAAAACTTGATTTTAGTCTTCTTGCACCAGGCattattgcagtatttttactgCACATAACTATTTAGTGTAATATTTAACCCTATATTTATGAGTGGTGAAGAATGCCACAAATTGAATCTTATCTTTGCCTTGTTATTATGTCGATACAGAAGAGGGCAAATGCAAGggaatgtttgttttatttgttgtcCAGTATAATCTAAGTCGTACTCTCTACCCTGAGGTCTAGAGTCAGAATAGGGTATATGCCTGACCACCTGCAAAACACTGGCCAAAGACCATTCTCTAAAGCCTTAACGCATAAATGGTAGAACCTGAAGCACTCTGAAAACACCACCAACTATACCATTAATAAATGTAGCTTCTAATCTAAGCATGAGAACAGTGAAAGGTTGAGGGAGATAAAACCGACCCAGCAATCAGGAAACAGTTTCTTATGCAAAACTTACACTTTGGATTCATTCAAATCATGCTGAATATCAATCACAAAAGCTTTTGGATTCATTCAAATCATGCTGAATATCAATCACAAAAGCTTATCAGCAAGTAGAACACTTAAAATTGACCATACTCTATTATTAGGGGAAAACAGTGACATTAGATGGTACATATACCATGCAATCCTGAACACCCCATACCCTGCTTTACTGACATAAAAGAATGGTTTGCGGTTTAAGTAGTGAACTGCattgggaaaagcagcagattcCAGAGACCTGAGAAACAAAAGGTCTTACCACTATGAAAACATACCCCAGCAGTTCCCGTTACTCCTAAGAGGGAAGCATGTATGCCAGTAGAATACATTCCCAGGGAGGAAGGTGCCTAGGAGCAGCGACCAGCAACTACAGTGACCTCTTTTTCACTGAGATGGGGCACTCTGCGTTGCAAGACCATACCTCCAGACTCCCTCCAGCTATGACAGTTTTGGGGTTTCCACACCCCATAcgatgtttttttctctgtaaccTTCCAGCGTAACCATGGACATTTATGAAGAAATCATTGTCTTGcagaaaaagggtaaaaagctgaaagaaaccCTGGCTGCACTgactttttcaaaacaaagctggGGTTTAGgtacatttttaatacagcagCCTGTTTACACAAGCCAAGGGGACGACGGGGACCCGACGGCAGGCTCTGGAGGCACCAAAGACGTGGCCCCCACAGCACACGGACACCGCACCGGGCGCAGCCGGAGGAAGCCCCCCATAAAAAGGGGGAGATGGAGGCCAGCTCCTGGCAAGCGCCAGGCCCAGGTCACCGGGCCCCGGGCACGGCAAGCGCGGAGCCGGCGGGTGAGGTGCCGGGATGGCGGCaaggcggcgggcggcgccggggggcagcgcggccgggCCCCTCACctgccgccgggccggggccaGCGCTGCCTTCTGCGAGTGGCGGTTCGCTTCCCCTCCCGCGCAAATGAAAGGTGCAATTAAACACGCCGGCTTCCTcgggtttaaaaaaataaaaaaataaagaagggcCTCATCATCAG
Proteins encoded:
- the F7 gene encoding coagulation factor VII, translated to MVSRQCMALFLCFLLLIPLSLDAVFLKQEEASSILQRQRRANSIFEELKLGSLERECMEEKCSFEEAREIYRDEERTKEFWHIYYDPNQCDSNPCQNGGSCDDQFQDFVCRCPIEYEGKSCEKAVADKLKCIYDNGGCEQYCTDAQSEKRVCFCADDYTLASDGVSCIPQVKYPCGKIPVLAKTNATARGRIVGGLICPPGECPWQALIIQNQAEKCGGTLLSPEWVVTAAHCLEHTHPVQLRVRLGEHTINNDEKTEQESGVARIIVHERYVNGQVDHDIALLNLETPMNLTDYVVPICLPEKRFAVYELSSIKFSTVSGWGRLLDGGATSSVLMRVDLPRVKTQECEKETDLNITENMFCAGDLTGVKDSCKGDSGGPHATKYKNTWFLTGIVSWGKGCAVKGSYGVYTRVSKYIDWLKKHMD